The Roseiconus lacunae genome window below encodes:
- a CDS encoding YceH family protein: MSEGEETNPIVPLSANARRVLGVLVEKAKTTPDNYPMTVAALISGCNQKSNRSPQMSLDENDVLLALDELREHGAAREIQGSGRVNKFRHAAYDWLNLDNPQAAVFTELLLRGPQTQGELRTRASRMYNLADLNAVKSVLDSLIEKDLVEALSPPGRGQTFAHKLYPHEERQYLEARVEKQSAKSSAVPAEQKDAIDQLISRLDAVTSRIDELEERIKQLES, encoded by the coding sequence ATGTCCGAAGGCGAAGAAACCAACCCGATCGTTCCCCTGTCTGCCAATGCCCGTCGTGTCCTGGGCGTGTTGGTTGAAAAAGCGAAAACGACACCGGACAACTATCCGATGACCGTGGCCGCATTGATCAGTGGTTGCAATCAAAAATCCAACCGATCCCCGCAGATGTCGCTCGATGAAAACGACGTGCTGCTGGCGTTGGATGAATTGCGTGAGCATGGGGCGGCACGTGAGATTCAAGGCAGCGGTCGAGTCAACAAGTTCAGGCATGCCGCCTATGACTGGTTGAATCTGGATAATCCACAAGCGGCGGTGTTCACAGAGTTGCTTCTGCGCGGTCCCCAAACGCAAGGAGAACTTCGAACGCGGGCCTCACGGATGTACAACTTAGCCGACCTAAATGCGGTCAAGTCGGTCCTCGATTCGTTGATCGAAAAAGACCTCGTCGAGGCCCTCAGCCCTCCCGGACGCGGCCAAACGTTCGCACACAAGCTCTATCCGCACGAAGAGCGTCAGTACTTGGAGGCCCGTGTCGAGAAGCAGTCCGCGAAATCATCCGCCGTTCCGGCTGAGCAAAAGGATGCGATCGATCAACTGATTTCGCGACTGGACGCGGTGACGTCGCGTATCGACGAGCTAGAAGAGCGGATCAAACAGCTCGAATCATAA
- a CDS encoding RecQ family ATP-dependent DNA helicase, producing MSTTTPIQQLQRYFGYDSFRPSQGAIIDHVLTGNHAMVVMPTGMGKSICYQIPALIQSEQQPRSLTLVLSPLIALMQDQAQSLTSRGIDATFINSSLDRQRRTDRYERLSAGDYQILYVTPERFRKQEFLEAIGKRDVNLLAIDEAHCVSQWGHDFRPDYTRIAEIRERLGEPTTIALTATATSECRKDIYRQMGIDPNEIRLFHEGIDRPNLHLDVEPVFDESEKLEKLPSIVADPDFGGGSVIVYFSLIKTLQRFSDHLLSRGIDHVCYHGDLPRHVRRNVQDEFMSGDRDLVLATNAFGMGIDKQDIRIVVHAETPGSIEAYYQEIGRAGRDGAPSRCVWMYAQEDLMTQMQFIEWSNPDAAFYTRLYQLLAEHPEQCHAYGFDWINGQLQRRSKYDHRLATALSMLDRHGVVAGPHPPACYDVVADLPPRLQDEDVLAEKKRRDQQRLYAMVQFAAEEGDRKEFLNRYFG from the coding sequence ATGAGTACCACGACACCAATTCAACAGCTTCAGCGCTACTTCGGCTACGACAGCTTTCGCCCCAGCCAAGGCGCGATCATCGATCATGTATTGACCGGAAACCATGCGATGGTGGTGATGCCCACCGGAATGGGCAAGTCGATCTGTTATCAAATCCCGGCATTGATCCAATCCGAGCAGCAACCGCGTTCGCTAACACTGGTGCTCTCCCCACTGATTGCGCTCATGCAAGATCAGGCCCAGTCGCTCACCAGTCGTGGTATTGATGCAACCTTCATCAATTCGTCACTCGATCGCCAACGCCGCACGGACCGATACGAACGACTTTCCGCCGGCGACTACCAGATCCTTTATGTCACCCCGGAACGTTTTCGGAAGCAAGAATTTCTCGAAGCGATTGGTAAACGAGACGTCAACTTGTTGGCGATCGATGAAGCCCACTGTGTCAGCCAATGGGGGCATGATTTTCGCCCCGACTACACTCGAATCGCCGAAATTCGCGAGCGGCTTGGAGAGCCGACCACGATTGCGTTGACCGCGACGGCGACAAGCGAATGTCGGAAAGACATTTATCGCCAGATGGGTATCGATCCCAACGAGATTCGATTGTTCCACGAAGGCATCGACCGTCCAAATCTTCACCTGGATGTCGAGCCGGTATTCGATGAGTCGGAGAAGCTAGAAAAGCTGCCGTCGATCGTTGCGGATCCCGACTTTGGCGGCGGCAGCGTGATCGTTTACTTTTCCTTGATCAAAACGCTGCAACGATTCAGCGATCACCTGCTTTCTCGAGGCATCGATCACGTCTGCTATCACGGCGACTTGCCGAGGCACGTCCGGCGAAACGTCCAAGATGAATTCATGTCGGGCGATCGTGATCTTGTTCTGGCAACCAATGCCTTTGGCATGGGAATCGACAAGCAGGATATTCGCATCGTCGTGCATGCCGAAACGCCGGGATCGATCGAAGCCTATTATCAGGAAATCGGTCGCGCCGGTCGCGACGGGGCACCCAGTCGTTGTGTTTGGATGTATGCCCAGGAGGACTTGATGACACAGATGCAGTTCATCGAATGGTCCAACCCCGACGCCGCGTTCTACACTCGGCTCTATCAGTTGTTGGCCGAGCATCCCGAACAGTGCCATGCTTATGGCTTTGATTGGATTAACGGTCAGCTTCAGCGACGCAGCAAGTACGACCATCGTTTGGCGACGGCCCTCTCGATGCTTGATCGACATGGTGTCGTCGCCGGTCCGCATCCACCGGCGTGTTATGACGTGGTTGCCGATTTGCCACCGCGTTTGCAGGACGAAGATGTGCTGGCGGAAAAGAAACGCCGCGATCAACAACGCTTGTATGCGATGGTCCAATTCGCCGCCGAAGAGGGCGATCGCAAAGAGTTTCTAAATCGGTACTTTGGCTGA
- a CDS encoding GspE/PulE family protein, whose amino-acid sequence MKDESTIEFQEVQGGGGDTELTPPELFAANLIEWALERHVSDLFVSDVDGAVIITVRRLGKIEPVRRFASTYGHRLQGHLRVLAGADAGESVRPTEGRGVITTPDGSTAHLRLSSVPTIFGQDVAIRLFDPTRGRRRIDQLGMDQTDVDAIESLVRRKSGLILVTGPVASGKSSTLYAMLDYLNDGSKKIHTIEDPVEHPISGVMQSQVNTRARMDFADLLTAVLRHSPDVIMIGEVRDSQTARAAIRAGASGQLVLATVHSKSAAEAIEMMLQYETDHKFLSSSLSGVINQRLIRRLCTECRKVVDVEDEIEVPDRLRSRMDGHKPVLYRSQKCGGCHEGGYDNLISLPEIMLVDAQIEDAISNRATAMEIESISIQNGMLKLPEVALSYVLRGLTSIEEVNQVLNDPILASLARKWSRSDTIAESGSK is encoded by the coding sequence GTGAAAGACGAATCAACGATTGAATTTCAAGAAGTCCAGGGAGGGGGCGGAGACACGGAACTGACGCCACCGGAATTGTTCGCGGCGAACTTGATCGAGTGGGCGTTGGAGCGACACGTGAGCGACCTGTTTGTTTCCGATGTTGACGGGGCCGTCATCATCACCGTCAGACGACTCGGGAAAATCGAACCCGTCCGTCGTTTCGCCAGTACGTACGGGCATCGCCTGCAAGGCCATTTACGAGTTCTCGCGGGCGCGGACGCGGGCGAGTCAGTTCGTCCTACCGAAGGGCGCGGAGTGATCACAACGCCCGACGGATCGACCGCGCATCTACGACTCAGTAGCGTCCCGACGATCTTTGGCCAAGACGTCGCGATTCGACTATTTGATCCCACGCGTGGTCGCAGGCGGATCGATCAGTTGGGGATGGATCAAACCGATGTCGATGCGATCGAGTCGTTGGTTCGCCGAAAAAGCGGTTTGATTCTTGTCACCGGTCCGGTTGCCAGCGGAAAAAGTAGCACGCTGTATGCGATGTTGGATTATCTCAACGACGGCAGCAAGAAGATTCATACGATCGAAGACCCGGTCGAACATCCAATCTCCGGTGTCATGCAATCGCAAGTCAACACGCGAGCAAGGATGGACTTTGCGGATCTTTTAACCGCCGTCTTACGCCACAGCCCTGACGTGATCATGATCGGCGAAGTGCGTGATAGCCAAACCGCCCGCGCGGCGATCCGCGCCGGCGCAAGCGGTCAACTTGTACTCGCCACCGTGCATTCAAAGAGCGCCGCCGAAGCGATCGAGATGATGCTGCAATACGAAACCGATCACAAGTTCTTGTCCAGTTCGTTAAGCGGGGTGATCAACCAACGATTGATTCGTCGACTCTGTACCGAGTGCCGCAAGGTGGTCGATGTCGAAGATGAAATCGAAGTCCCCGATCGCCTTCGGTCTCGGATGGACGGTCACAAACCGGTTTTGTATCGCAGCCAAAAGTGCGGTGGCTGCCACGAGGGAGGCTATGACAACCTGATCTCACTTCCTGAAATCATGTTGGTCGATGCTCAAATCGAAGATGCGATCAGCAACCGGGCGACGGCGATGGAAATCGAATCAATCTCGATCCAAAATGGAATGCTTAAGCTACCCGAGGTGGCGCTCAGCTACGTCCTTCGCGGGCTGACGTCGATTGAGGAAGTCAACCAGGTGCTCAACGACCCGATCCTCGCTTCACTAGCACGCAAGTGGTCACGTTCTGACACGATCGCCGAATCAGGATCGAAGTAG
- a CDS encoding ThiF family adenylyltransferase: MPTNGQPLHDQPSNDRYCRQQQFAPIGEDGQRRLRQSDVAVLGCGALGTVAAELLCRAGAGRIRIIDRDIVEWSNLQRQSLFDGADASAGTSKAEAAATRLAEINDTVELRPLVVDVRADNIESLLAGVDLVVDATDNFQVRFLLNDWALATGTAWVHGGCVGASGQVRLFDGAGRPCFRCLVPQPPPPDAVETCDTAGVLGSATHAIASLQVTEAIKWLTGNHDAISQDVVSIDFWHNRTRRVSLTEDAAPTCVACRQRRFEFLHGQQRSQTETELCGRNAIQITPVEPRIVDLAALAKRWDKAGATQQTRFFVRLQIDATTQLTLFRDGRVIVSGTDEIARARSLVDRYVGS, from the coding sequence ATGCCCACGAACGGCCAGCCTTTGCACGACCAGCCTTCCAATGACCGCTACTGTCGACAACAGCAATTTGCCCCGATTGGCGAAGACGGCCAACGGCGGCTGCGGCAATCCGACGTCGCCGTCCTCGGTTGCGGTGCACTGGGAACGGTTGCGGCCGAACTGCTCTGCCGCGCGGGTGCAGGAAGGATTCGAATCATTGATCGTGACATTGTCGAGTGGAGTAATCTGCAGCGGCAATCATTGTTCGATGGTGCCGATGCTTCTGCCGGAACAAGCAAGGCAGAAGCCGCTGCGACCCGTTTGGCCGAAATCAATGACACCGTCGAATTGCGACCACTTGTGGTGGACGTGCGAGCGGACAACATCGAATCGCTGCTCGCCGGAGTCGATTTGGTGGTCGACGCGACGGACAACTTTCAGGTCCGGTTTTTGCTGAACGATTGGGCCCTGGCGACAGGAACGGCGTGGGTTCACGGTGGCTGCGTCGGTGCGAGCGGACAGGTGCGGCTGTTTGACGGTGCTGGCCGCCCCTGCTTTCGATGCCTCGTCCCACAGCCTCCGCCGCCCGATGCCGTCGAGACCTGTGATACCGCCGGCGTCCTTGGCTCGGCAACGCACGCGATCGCAAGTCTGCAAGTCACCGAAGCGATCAAATGGCTGACCGGTAACCACGATGCAATTAGCCAAGACGTGGTCTCGATCGATTTCTGGCACAACCGGACGCGGCGTGTGAGTTTGACCGAAGACGCCGCACCGACTTGCGTGGCCTGTCGACAAAGACGATTTGAGTTTTTACACGGACAACAACGATCGCAAACAGAAACCGAGCTGTGCGGTCGCAATGCGATTCAAATCACCCCGGTCGAGCCTCGCATCGTTGACCTAGCCGCGTTGGCGAAACGTTGGGACAAAGCCGGTGCGACGCAGCAAACCCGTTTCTTTGTTCGATTGCAAATTGACGCGACGACACAATTGACACTCTTCCGCGATGGTCGAGTGATTGTAAGTGGGACCGATGAAATCGCTCGTGCCCGATCGCTGGTCGATCGTTACGTCGGCAGCTAA
- the epmA gene encoding EF-P lysine aminoacylase EpmA: MINLQTLTARAELLRRTRHFFDRHGFSEVQPPCLSRDCVVDAYLDPISIPTDRLGVSDTRLSANYFLQTSPESAMKRLLAAGAPSIYSLGPVFRGGELGDHHNLEFTMLEWYEVNGDYESALQLTAEYVCEMLAVDQVGRVSYRDAFLNAVAIDPLEASDGEVIALAEQLLPDWSPTSAGRSHADRDDALDIILSQKVSATLGAKHPQLLIDYPLSQAALAKPSGNDPRCACRFELFVGGVELANGYDELLDADELQERYRINNEKRVAVGKSPLAIETSLIAAMRQGLPPCSGVALGFDRLMMVMTESPALSDVIPLPFWEA; encoded by the coding sequence ATGATCAACTTGCAAACCCTCACGGCGCGGGCGGAGCTCCTTCGGCGGACCCGCCACTTTTTTGATCGACATGGATTCAGCGAAGTTCAGCCGCCTTGCTTATCACGTGACTGTGTCGTCGATGCATACTTGGATCCTATTTCGATTCCGACGGATCGGCTAGGCGTCTCTGACACAAGGTTGTCGGCGAATTATTTCCTGCAGACGTCTCCCGAATCAGCGATGAAACGCTTGCTTGCCGCCGGAGCCCCGTCAATCTATTCACTCGGTCCAGTCTTCCGGGGCGGCGAACTGGGCGACCATCACAACCTCGAATTCACCATGCTGGAATGGTACGAGGTCAACGGCGATTACGAATCGGCACTGCAGCTCACGGCCGAATATGTCTGCGAGATGCTGGCGGTCGATCAAGTCGGACGTGTCAGCTACCGAGATGCGTTTTTGAACGCAGTAGCGATCGACCCGCTGGAGGCGTCCGATGGCGAAGTGATCGCGTTAGCCGAGCAGCTTCTCCCCGACTGGTCGCCAACCTCAGCCGGCCGCTCGCATGCCGATCGCGATGACGCACTTGACATCATCTTGTCGCAAAAGGTCTCGGCTACGTTGGGAGCGAAGCACCCCCAGCTATTGATTGACTATCCGTTATCGCAAGCGGCATTGGCGAAGCCATCGGGTAATGATCCCCGCTGTGCGTGCCGGTTCGAATTATTTGTCGGTGGCGTCGAGCTTGCCAATGGCTATGACGAGTTGCTTGATGCCGACGAACTTCAGGAGCGGTACCGAATCAACAACGAAAAACGTGTTGCAGTCGGGAAGTCGCCGCTGGCGATTGAAACGAGCTTGATTGCGGCGATGCGGCAGGGGCTGCCCCCATGCAGCGGCGTCGCATTGGGGTTCGACCGGCTAATGATGGTGATGACCGAATCGCCGGCTTTGTCCGATGTCATCCCGTTACCTTTTTGGGAAGCGTAA
- a CDS encoding hemerythrin domain-containing protein: MSDAITQSNTGIPAVSAQGESWQMQQKRSGRLGVNAAFLQEIKDDNRQLKTDWDRLVPMLAHPETALNHWNEIVAALAELRDQLAIHFSLEEAYGYFDDAIDVAPHLSVEAESLKGQHTALFAQIRDLADQFAEADLKRDGQVEKLLRKFDAFQAEFQTHEESELKLILDSFGDDIGVGD; the protein is encoded by the coding sequence ATGAGTGATGCGATCACGCAAAGCAATACCGGGATTCCGGCAGTGTCAGCGCAAGGGGAGTCGTGGCAGATGCAACAGAAACGCAGCGGGCGTTTGGGAGTCAACGCCGCCTTCCTCCAAGAAATCAAAGACGACAACCGCCAGTTAAAAACGGATTGGGATCGGCTGGTCCCCATGTTGGCCCATCCCGAAACAGCCCTGAATCACTGGAATGAGATTGTCGCCGCCCTGGCGGAATTGCGTGACCAGCTTGCCATCCACTTTTCGCTCGAAGAGGCCTACGGTTACTTTGACGATGCGATCGATGTGGCCCCGCACCTAAGTGTCGAAGCTGAATCGTTAAAAGGCCAGCACACCGCACTGTTTGCCCAGATTCGCGACTTAGCTGATCAATTCGCCGAAGCCGACCTGAAACGCGACGGTCAAGTTGAAAAACTATTGCGGAAATTCGACGCCTTTCAGGCCGAATTTCAGACGCACGAAGAGTCCGAATTGAAGCTGATTCTCGATTCCTTTGGTGACGACATCGGCGTCGGCGACTGA
- a CDS encoding DNA gyrase subunit B, with translation MSDASSPEPADSEPIDSTPALSATPAANEEYTDEDLKHLSDLDHVRKRPGMYIGDTSTRGLHHLVYEVVDNSIDEAMAGFASKVSVTVHTDGSVTVEDDGRGIPVTQHKELSAEMGREVSTLEGVMTVLKFGGKFEKGAYQTSGGLHGVGVTVVNFLSQWAETEVSRDGFTWSQEYERGVATGPVVKGRETSKTGTKTTFKADSQIFSVTKYSFDTLNKRLQELAFLNSGVRITFLDERNGEGGDFRYERGITEFVEHLNRASDALHADVISIVGEKEGCQYEIALQYSTEYTENVQSYVNNIHTIEGGTHVSGFRSALTRTLNNYGKKENLLKNAALNGDDIREGITAVISVRVPHPQFEGQTKTKLGNSEVDGIIAAGVGEQLAKYLEENPRTAKAIVRKGLLASEAREAARKAKDLLRKRKDALGGGGLPGKLRDCISKEMERCELYLVEGDSAGGSAEGGRMRDYQAILPLRGKIINAYKSREDKVLANEEVRSMIQAIGTGIGNDQDISKRRYNKIVVMTDADVDGSHIRTLLLCFFYRQMYQLVADGHVYVAQPPLFRVTQGRNRYYVQTEEEMKGQLLDRGLNDTVFEAEDGRRVEGDQMRKLCSSLASMEDAILALERRGVSLRVHAQRLDPVSNKLPAWLLTYGNEEHWFQSTDEVQEHLTANQLILDDEARAEETEGEGASAETEEAKPEEQKQIAHLAELHEVRTINSGLKEIAVIGFSIDDLIPADRTGLTTPRFELVRGEDTRRPLDDLRELLPEVRAAGEKGLQVTRFKGLGEMNAEELRETTLDPTNRTLVKVNMKDAGAADEMFRLLMGDKVEPRREFIEKHALDVRNLDV, from the coding sequence ATGAGCGACGCCTCCTCCCCAGAACCGGCCGATTCTGAACCAATTGATTCGACTCCCGCACTGAGCGCCACCCCGGCGGCGAACGAGGAGTACACCGACGAGGATCTCAAGCACCTCTCCGACCTCGATCACGTTCGAAAACGCCCCGGGATGTATATCGGCGATACCTCCACTCGCGGTCTGCATCACCTTGTCTACGAAGTCGTCGACAACTCGATCGACGAGGCGATGGCGGGATTCGCGAGTAAGGTTTCGGTGACCGTACACACCGACGGAAGCGTGACGGTCGAAGATGACGGCCGCGGTATCCCTGTCACCCAGCACAAAGAACTGTCTGCCGAGATGGGCCGCGAAGTCAGCACGCTCGAGGGCGTGATGACGGTATTGAAATTCGGCGGCAAGTTCGAGAAAGGCGCCTACCAAACCTCCGGTGGTTTGCACGGCGTCGGCGTCACGGTGGTGAATTTCCTCAGCCAATGGGCCGAAACCGAAGTCAGCCGAGATGGCTTTACGTGGAGCCAGGAATACGAGCGTGGCGTCGCGACCGGCCCCGTCGTCAAGGGCCGTGAGACGAGCAAGACCGGCACGAAAACCACCTTCAAAGCTGACTCGCAAATCTTTTCCGTTACCAAGTACAGCTTTGACACGCTGAACAAACGACTGCAGGAACTGGCGTTCCTTAATAGCGGCGTACGGATCACGTTCTTAGATGAACGCAACGGCGAAGGCGGCGACTTTCGCTACGAACGTGGTATCACCGAATTTGTCGAACACCTTAACCGCGCCAGCGATGCATTGCATGCCGATGTGATCTCCATCGTCGGCGAGAAAGAAGGGTGCCAGTACGAGATCGCACTTCAGTACAGCACCGAGTACACCGAAAACGTCCAGTCCTACGTCAACAACATCCACACCATCGAAGGCGGAACGCACGTTAGCGGTTTCCGATCGGCATTGACGCGGACGTTGAATAATTACGGCAAGAAAGAAAACCTGCTGAAGAATGCCGCACTCAACGGTGACGACATCCGTGAAGGGATCACGGCAGTCATCAGTGTTCGAGTCCCACATCCTCAGTTCGAAGGACAAACGAAGACAAAGCTGGGCAATAGCGAAGTCGACGGGATCATCGCCGCCGGCGTCGGTGAACAACTCGCGAAGTACCTCGAAGAAAACCCCCGAACTGCCAAGGCAATCGTTCGCAAAGGCTTGCTCGCGTCGGAAGCCCGTGAAGCCGCTCGCAAAGCAAAGGATCTGCTGCGAAAACGAAAAGACGCCCTCGGGGGCGGCGGCCTGCCTGGCAAGCTTCGCGATTGCATCAGCAAAGAGATGGAGCGGTGTGAGCTTTACCTAGTCGAAGGTGACTCGGCGGGTGGATCCGCCGAAGGTGGGCGGATGCGCGATTACCAAGCCATCCTGCCACTTCGCGGTAAGATCATCAACGCGTACAAGAGCCGCGAAGACAAGGTCCTGGCAAACGAAGAAGTTCGCTCGATGATTCAAGCCATCGGGACTGGTATCGGTAACGACCAAGACATTTCCAAACGTCGCTACAACAAGATTGTGGTGATGACTGACGCCGACGTCGATGGAAGCCACATTCGCACGTTGCTACTGTGTTTCTTCTATCGCCAAATGTACCAATTGGTCGCCGACGGGCATGTCTATGTGGCACAACCGCCGTTGTTCCGTGTGACCCAAGGCCGCAACCGGTACTACGTTCAAACCGAAGAAGAAATGAAGGGCCAATTGCTCGACCGCGGTTTGAATGACACCGTCTTCGAAGCCGAAGACGGTCGTCGCGTCGAAGGCGATCAGATGCGAAAGCTGTGCTCGTCGCTTGCTTCGATGGAAGACGCAATCTTGGCACTCGAACGTCGCGGCGTTTCGCTACGGGTTCATGCGCAACGCCTTGACCCGGTGTCGAACAAATTACCCGCGTGGTTGCTGACGTACGGGAACGAAGAACATTGGTTCCAAAGTACCGACGAAGTTCAGGAACACCTGACCGCGAACCAACTGATCCTCGATGACGAAGCCCGCGCCGAGGAAACCGAAGGCGAAGGCGCATCGGCTGAAACAGAAGAAGCAAAGCCCGAAGAACAAAAGCAGATCGCGCACTTGGCCGAATTGCACGAAGTCCGCACGATCAATAGTGGCTTGAAAGAAATCGCCGTCATCGGGTTCTCAATCGATGACCTGATTCCCGCCGATCGGACCGGACTGACGACGCCACGATTCGAACTCGTTCGTGGAGAAGACACTCGGCGACCGCTCGACGACCTTCGTGAGCTGCTGCCCGAAGTGCGTGCGGCCGGTGAAAAGGGTCTGCAAGTGACTCGCTTTAAGGGACTGGGCGAAATGAACGCCGAGGAGCTTCGTGAGACAACGCTGGACCCAACCAACCGAACGCTGGTCAAGGTGAACATGAAAGACGCCGGAGCGGCGGACGAAATGTTCCGACTGCTGATGGGCGATAAGGTCGAACCACGTCGCGAATTTATCGAAAAACACGCCCTCGACGTGCGAAATCTCGACGTCTAA
- a CDS encoding S1C family serine protease: MDHPHQETLVRRIGRSWLATGCLAIACLVVDTTSLSGQESWLQGLFARRPEIASRDSAAMMRLVRPLSERVDQSVIQVFSGGRIVALGTIVSADGYAVTKYSELSAAPISVRVPSGKKVPARVSAVRPANDLALLKLDGSEPETWDIKPANFASVEPPTGSFVITPDRDGYALGLGTLGVRARHVGHRGRLGVTFYDGSTEPPIVQTVYPSSGASDAGLQDGDRILKINGQQMSGSKSAITTLGRFYPGEVVKLTIMRGDDTLELDARMRDQTVLMESQNDAKVNGPRNARLSGFDQVIQHDTVLAPNQCGGPILDSDGNIIGVNIARAGRVVTYALPSALVSAEMVSMLDEARRQ, translated from the coding sequence ATGGATCATCCTCATCAGGAAACGCTGGTTCGTCGCATTGGCCGGAGTTGGCTAGCGACAGGATGTTTGGCGATCGCTTGCTTGGTCGTCGATACCACATCGCTTTCGGGACAGGAATCATGGCTGCAAGGCCTATTCGCACGTCGCCCCGAAATTGCTTCGCGTGACAGTGCCGCGATGATGCGATTGGTCCGACCACTCTCCGAGCGTGTCGACCAATCGGTGATACAAGTTTTTTCCGGTGGACGCATCGTTGCCCTTGGCACCATCGTCAGCGCCGACGGCTACGCGGTGACCAAATACAGTGAACTGAGTGCGGCGCCGATTTCAGTCCGCGTTCCCAGTGGGAAAAAAGTCCCCGCCCGCGTGTCCGCGGTCCGTCCGGCCAACGATTTGGCGCTGCTTAAACTTGACGGCAGCGAACCTGAAACCTGGGATATCAAGCCTGCAAATTTTGCGAGTGTGGAACCACCGACGGGCAGCTTCGTCATCACACCCGACCGTGACGGATACGCATTGGGGCTGGGAACGCTTGGCGTTCGCGCCCGACATGTGGGGCACCGTGGTCGCTTGGGGGTAACGTTTTATGACGGCAGTACTGAACCACCGATCGTTCAAACGGTGTATCCCAGCAGTGGCGCGTCCGATGCCGGACTCCAGGATGGTGATCGGATTCTAAAAATTAATGGCCAGCAAATGTCGGGATCAAAGTCGGCGATCACGACACTGGGCCGGTTCTATCCGGGCGAGGTAGTCAAGCTGACCATCATGCGTGGTGACGACACGTTGGAATTGGATGCTCGCATGCGTGATCAAACCGTGCTAATGGAGTCGCAAAACGATGCAAAGGTCAACGGCCCACGCAACGCCCGTCTGAGCGGGTTTGATCAGGTGATTCAGCACGACACGGTTCTGGCGCCCAATCAATGCGGCGGGCCGATCCTCGATTCCGATGGTAATATAATCGGCGTCAATATCGCCCGCGCCGGGCGTGTCGTTACCTACGCGTTGCCCTCGGCGTTGGTCAGTGCCGAGATGGTGAGCATGCTCGACGAAGCTCGTCGGCAATAA
- a CDS encoding S1C family serine protease encodes MNCERHAHNARSASVARLASVVLRSDGASPAAIFCGALLCGVVLMTCPASAVAQTIPGPIRPGFGQPDFEQQDVSSARPNAYVARKIPAEGTRVPVPAELEELLRIGGTPDSLEILRRMEDQHRLVAERAAKCTVSVRIGAAQGCGVLITSNGYIVTAAHVAMRPGKRAVITLSDGRRVTATTLGMNRHVDAGLIRIDPNQDFGKPWPHASLGKSNNLVPGMWCVAMGHPGGYDASRGPVVRVGRLLDVEPNVIRTDCALIGGDSGGPLFNLAGELVAVHSRIGNDVADNLHVPIDHYDTSWERMAKGEAWGHLPNFKPTLGVTGKKSDPLATINYVSPNSPAEKSGIEVGDVIIEFGEKTISDFESLRKAVADTMPGERVPILLRRNGSTIRISVEIGRSGD; translated from the coding sequence TTGAATTGCGAACGCCATGCTCACAATGCTCGGTCGGCTTCGGTGGCTCGGTTGGCTTCGGTGGTGTTGCGAAGCGATGGCGCTTCGCCGGCCGCGATTTTTTGTGGTGCATTGTTGTGCGGCGTCGTTTTGATGACTTGTCCTGCCAGCGCGGTGGCTCAAACGATTCCGGGACCGATCCGTCCTGGATTTGGTCAGCCGGACTTCGAGCAGCAGGACGTTTCTTCGGCGCGCCCAAACGCCTATGTTGCTCGCAAGATTCCCGCCGAAGGCACACGCGTTCCCGTCCCTGCGGAACTTGAGGAATTGCTGCGGATCGGTGGAACGCCGGATTCGCTGGAGATCCTGCGGCGGATGGAAGACCAGCATCGGCTTGTCGCCGAACGCGCGGCGAAGTGCACGGTGAGCGTCCGGATCGGGGCCGCTCAGGGCTGTGGGGTGCTGATCACTAGCAACGGATACATCGTCACTGCGGCACATGTCGCGATGCGACCCGGAAAACGGGCGGTGATAACGTTGAGCGACGGGCGGCGGGTGACGGCGACGACGTTGGGAATGAATCGACATGTCGACGCGGGATTGATCCGAATCGACCCGAACCAAGATTTTGGCAAACCTTGGCCACATGCGAGCCTCGGGAAAAGCAATAACCTAGTCCCCGGAATGTGGTGTGTAGCGATGGGGCATCCCGGTGGGTATGACGCCTCACGCGGACCGGTGGTTCGTGTCGGTCGGCTGCTGGATGTCGAACCAAACGTGATCCGGACCGATTGTGCATTGATCGGTGGCGATAGCGGCGGCCCCCTCTTCAATCTTGCCGGCGAACTGGTAGCCGTCCACAGCCGCATCGGAAATGACGTGGCGGATAACTTGCACGTGCCAATCGATCACTACGACACATCATGGGAGCGGATGGCCAAAGGCGAGGCTTGGGGACACCTGCCAAACTTCAAGCCGACCCTCGGCGTGACTGGGAAAAAATCAGATCCGCTGGCAACCATCAACTATGTTTCCCCCAACTCACCGGCCGAGAAAAGCGGAATTGAAGTCGGCGACGTGATTATCGAATTCGGCGAAAAAACAATTTCTGATTTCGAATCGCTTCGCAAAGCGGTCGCCGATACCATGCCCGGCGAGCGGGTTCCGATCCTGCTTCGGCGCAACGGTTCGACGATTCGAATATCGGTCGAGATCGGTCGCAGCGGCGATTAG